One Euphorbia lathyris chromosome 1, ddEupLath1.1, whole genome shotgun sequence DNA segment encodes these proteins:
- the LOC136208634 gene encoding probable galacturonosyltransferase 14, producing MQLHISPSMRSITISSSSSNGFIDFMKIKVAARHISYRTLFHTILILAFLLPFVFILTALVTLEGVNKCSSFDCLGRRLGPRLLGRSDDSARLVKDLYKILNQVNNEEIPDGLKFPGSFNKLVSEMKNNHYDAKTFAFMLRAMMEKFEREIRESKFSELMNKHFAASSIPKSIHCLSLRLTDEYSSNAHARKQLPSPELLPILSDNSYYHFVLSTDNILAASVVVNSAVQSSLRPEKIVFHVITDKKTYAGMHSWFALNPVFPAIVEVKGVHQFDWLTRENVPVIEAVENHNGIRNYYHGNHIAGANLSTTTPRMFASKLQSRSPKYISLLNHLRIYLPELFPNLDKVVFLDDDVVIQRDLSPLWEIDLEGKVNGAVETCKGEDEWVMSKHFKNYFNFSHPLIQKHLDPDECAWAYGMNIFDLRAWRRTNIRETYHSWLKENLKSNLTMWKLGTLPPALIAFKGHIHPIDSTWHMLGLGYQNNTNIEDLKRAAVIHYNGQSKPWLEIGFEHLRPFWTKHINYSNDFIRNCHILES from the exons ATGCAGCTTCACATCTCGCCTAGCATGAGAAGCATCACAATATCGAGCAGCAGCAGCAATGGATTTATTGACTTTATGAAGATCAAGGTCGCAGCTCGCCATATCTCTTATCGAACCCTTTTCCATACCATTCTCATTCTCGCTTTCCTCTTGCCTTTTGTCTTCATTCTTACTGCTCTTGTTACCCTTGAAGGTGTCAACAAGTGCTCCTCTTTTG ATTGTTTAGGTAGGCGGCTGGGACCAAGGCTTCTGGGTAGATCCGATGATTCAGCG AGACTTGTTAAAGATTTGTATAAGATTCTCAATCAAGTAAACAATGAGGAAATCCCAGATGGTCTGAAGTTCCCGGGTTCTTTTAATAAGCTTGTTTCTGAAATGAAGAACAACCATTATGATGCGAAAACATTTGCTTTCATGCTGAGGGCTATG ATGGAGAAATTTGAAAGGGAGATTAGAGAATCTAAATTTTCAGAGCTGATGAACAAACACTTTGCTGCAAGTTCCATTCCAAAAAGCATCCATTGTCTCTCTCTACGTTTGACAGATGAATATTCATCTAATGCTCACGCGCGCAAACAATTACCATCTCCCGAGTTACTTCCCATACTCTCTGACAATTCTTATTATCACTTTGTTCTGTCAACCGATAACATTTTAGCTGCATCTGTTGTTGTCAATTCCGCTGTCCAGTCATCTCTAAGACCCGAAAAAATAGTTTTCCATGTCATTACTGACAAGAAAACATATGCGGGTATGCACTCATGGTTTGCACTAAATCCGGTATTCCCTGCCATTGTCGAAGTGAAAGGTGTTCACCAGTTTGACTGGTTGACAAGGGAAAATGTTCCTGTGATTGAAGCTGTAGAAAATCATAACGGTATACGGAATTACTACCATGGGAATCATATTGCAGGGGCCAATCTCAGTACTACGACTCCAAGGATGTTTGCTTCTAAATTGCAGTCTAGAAGTCCGAAGTACATATCATTGCTCAACCATCTTCGTATATATTTACCCGAG CTCTTTCCAAACCTTGACAAGGTAGTATTCCTGGATGATGATGTTGTCATTCAGCGGGATCTGTCTCCACTTTGGGAAATTGATCTTGAGGGAAAGGTTAATGGAGCTGTTGAAACTTGTAAAGGAGAAGATGAGTGGGTAATGTCCAAGCATTTCAAGAACTACTTCAACTTTTCTCATCCTCTAATTCAAAAACATTTGGACCCTGATGAATGTGCATGGGCTTATGGGATGAATATATTTGATCTCCGTGCGTGGAGGAGGACAAATATAAGAGAAACTTACCATTCTTGGCTAAAAGAG AACTTGAAATCGAACCTGACAATGTGGAAGCTGGGTACCCTGCCACCCGCATTAATTGCGTTTAAAGGCCACATTCACCCAATTGACTCAACTTGGCATATGCTTGGCTTGGGGTATCAGAACAACACCAACATTGAGGATTTGAAACGGGCTGCTGTTATTCACTATAACGGCCAGTCAAAACCGTGGCTGGAAATTGGTTTTGAGCATCTTCGGCCTTTTTGGACTAAGCATATCAATTACTCGAATGATTTTATCAGGAACTGCCATATCTTGGAATCGTAG